Below is a window of Deltaproteobacteria bacterium DNA.
GTAGAACAGGTTCACGGACCAGGCGAAGAAGACGAGCGACTCGTAGAGGTTCGTCACGGGGATGCGGCCGATCCCCATCTGGTACGACTCGTACCAGCGCACTCCGAGCGCCGCGGTGGAAACGACGGCCGCGAGGAGGCAGACCCAGGTGCCGAACGCCGAAATCTTTTCGTTCCTCGCGTAGAGAGCGCCGAGGTACAGGGCGGACGCCACGCCGAACAGGACCGTGGTGAGATTGAACAGGATGACGTTGCTCATTGTCCCACCGCCTTCACGCCGGTCTGTAGTTTCTCGAATCTCTTCTCGAAGGCAAGCCGGTTGCGGCTGGCGGAGCCGGCGAGGACGACCTCGACACGGCCGTCCGTCCCCTGCGCGAGCCGGACCCAGACGCGCTGGTGCGAGAGGAAGAACGCCATGATGAGCCCGATCACCATCAGGGTGCACCCCAGCCAGACGATATTCACCCCGGGGTCCTTCGCGACCTGGAGCCCGGTGAACATCTTCGAGCTCAAGCCCCCGAAGGAGAAGACCAGTGAATCGGCGCGTTGCCGGTCGAGGTCGGTGCGTCCCTGGAAGAGCCAGAACGAGGCGGACGGCTGCCCGGGCTTCTCCACGACCACCTGGAGGGCCGGGCCGTTCCCCTGGAAGTTCTGCTCGAAGTTCACCCCGCGTACGATCCCGTACCCGTCGATCGGAACCGGCTCGTTGGCCGTGAGGGCGAGCGCGCCCATCGGGGTGCCGTCCTTGCGGGAGACCGCCACCTGGGCCGTCACGCCCCCCGCCTGCCCGTAGCTCGACTGGTAGAACCAGATCCCCTTGTACTGCAGCGGGTCGTTCACCACGATCGTCTTCCGGAGCACTTCCCGCCCCCCGTCGA
It encodes the following:
- a CDS encoding c-type cytochrome biogenesis protein CcsB, which encodes MSNVILFNLTTVLFGVASALYLGALYARNEKISAFGTWVCLLAAVVSTAALGVRWYESYQMGIGRIPVTNLYESLVFFAWSVNLFY